One stretch of Methanobacteriaceae archaeon DNA includes these proteins:
- the twy1 gene encoding 4-demethylwyosine synthase TYW1 — translation MILTTEQRQKLEKMGYRFAGENYHAAAKICHWTKKSILDEGVCYKEKFYGIESHRCLQMSPSIPFCQQKCFFCWRDLSSTDIKWEGPYDEPKEIIEDCIQAQKKLLCGFFGNEKANKKKALESGDPKNAAISLAGEPMLYPEIGELISEFNRRDFTTFLVSNGLTPSKLKELPQDPTQLYISLDAPEKDTYQKLCRPQIEGAWENLNDSLELLSTFDCRKVLRITAVREKNMFDPQGYADLIKKAQPDFVEVKAYMFVGYSRQRMALDNMPMFSEVKDFARDIGNLCGLEVVNESTESRVVLLA, via the coding sequence ATGATATTAACAACTGAACAACGGCAAAAGCTTGAGAAAATGGGTTATCGTTTTGCAGGCGAGAATTACCATGCCGCCGCAAAAATATGTCACTGGACCAAAAAAAGCATTCTTGATGAGGGAGTATGCTATAAAGAAAAATTTTATGGGATTGAAAGCCATAGGTGTCTTCAAATGTCCCCTAGTATTCCTTTTTGCCAACAAAAATGTTTTTTCTGCTGGAGAGACCTTTCCAGCACGGATATTAAATGGGAGGGGCCTTATGATGAACCAAAAGAAATAATTGAAGATTGTATTCAGGCCCAAAAAAAGTTGTTATGTGGCTTTTTTGGGAATGAAAAAGCCAATAAAAAGAAGGCCCTGGAATCTGGTGATCCTAAAAATGCAGCTATTTCTCTGGCAGGAGAACCTATGCTTTATCCAGAAATTGGAGAGTTAATTTCTGAATTTAATCGCCGGGACTTCACTACATTCTTGGTCAGCAATGGTCTAACACCATCTAAATTAAAAGAACTTCCCCAGGATCCAACTCAACTTTATATTTCCCTGGATGCTCCGGAAAAGGATACTTATCAAAAACTTTGTCGACCACAAATCGAAGGTGCCTGGGAAAATCTTAATGATTCTCTGGAATTACTTTCCACTTTTGACTGCCGTAAGGTTCTTAGAATAACCGCGGTTAGGGAAAAGAATATGTTTGATCCGCAAGGATATGCTGATTTAATCAAAAAAGCCCAGCCTGATTTTGTAGAAGTTAAAGCATACATGTTTGTAGGATATTCTCGTCAAAGAATGGCTTTAGATAATATGCCTATGTTTTCAGAAGTAAAAGATTTTGCCAGGGATATTGGGAATTTATGTGGTTTGGAAGTAGTAAATGAATCTACTGAAAGCAGAGTTGTTCTTTTAGCTTAG
- a CDS encoding transglutaminase domain-containing protein, giving the protein MPFSQGAIVGDTQNSKTTLKVDNSVSEVSAAYKKKYKSYSQKKYYKYKKSKYYKKYSKNHYYKKSKSTSPISPATEKEKEELNHLQGTAGLNKLSKYINKHLNHRSGAAHTAAGVEKTGYGDCWGLSDWTSKKLSKNGYQVKVVQGATSASSRHRWTQVKVDGKWTTFEPSLVTKKYGSKHYTATCGKVSSVIKTYNI; this is encoded by the coding sequence TTGCCCTTTTCACAAGGTGCCATTGTAGGAGATACACAAAACTCAAAAACAACTTTAAAGGTGGATAACAGTGTTTCCGAAGTAAGCGCTGCTTACAAAAAGAAATACAAAAGTTATTCCCAAAAAAAGTACTACAAATATAAAAAGTCCAAGTATTACAAGAAATACTCTAAAAACCACTATTACAAAAAAAGCAAGAGTACTAGTCCCATTAGTCCAGCAACAGAAAAAGAAAAAGAAGAACTTAATCATTTACAGGGAACAGCTGGATTAAACAAACTTTCTAAATACATTAACAAACACTTAAACCACAGATCCGGAGCAGCACACACCGCAGCAGGTGTTGAAAAAACTGGATACGGAGACTGCTGGGGACTCTCAGATTGGACTTCAAAAAAGCTATCTAAAAACGGATATCAAGTTAAAGTGGTGCAAGGTGCAACATCAGCATCATCCAGACACCGCTGGACACAGGTAAAAGTAGATGGGAAATGGACTACATTTGAGCCATCACTGGTGACCAAAAAATATGGAAGTAAACATTACACCGCCACTTGCGGAAAAGTAAGTTCAGTTATAAAAACTTACAACATTTAA